The Colletotrichum destructivum chromosome 8, complete sequence genome includes the window GAGTACTGCACGAAGTCGTCTGCGGCCTTCTTGGACGGCTGCATCGACTTAATCCCTTCCCGGCCCACCTTCCTGAGAATCTTTGCAAAGTAGGTGACCTGGACCTCTATATTATGCGGTACCGTGCCCGAGCGGCCGGCACCGTTGGGTCCCTGAATGAAGCCGAGGTTCGGGAACCCGGGCGTCGCGAAGCCGAGGTAGCTATACGGGAACCCGTACTCTCCATCCGGAGACCACAGCTGGGCGATGCTTTTGCCGTTTGCGGTGATGCCAAATGGAGGGAGGACGTCGACATTTGCCCCAGTCGCAGCGAAGACGGCATCCACTTCGCGATGCGTGCCATCTGCCGTCTCGATGCCGGTCTCGGTGAACCGCTTGATGGGGTTCTGGATGTAATCAACGTTGTCCTtcatgatggcctcgagaTATTCGGGGCCCGGCGTCAACCGACGGCAATGCGGAGAGAAGCCCGGGATCATGCTGTTGATGAGGTCCGGCCGCTTAGCCAGGCGCACTGCGAGATGCTTCAGGAGCGCTTCGCGCGCCTCCTTGTTGCTGTCGGAGTCTTTGAGCCACCCGTGGAAGAAACGCCAGTGGCTCTGCTCCAGGTTCTTCCGATACTTGAGGTAGACGTCCGTATCCTGGAACGAGTCTCTCAGCTCCTTGGATATCAACTTGCGTTCAATCTTGGTTGATTCCCCGCCCCAGGACTCGGCTATCCAAGTTTTGCTCCGGGCGTAGTGGTCTAGCCGAGCGACCTTCTTCTGGAGGTGTGGCACGAGTTGGATGCCACTCGCCCCGTTGCCAATGACTGCCACTCTCTTTCCCGAGACATCATATGTCGGGTCCCAGTTCGACGTGTGTCTGATGTGTCCCTTGAAGTCGTTGATTCCCGGGTAATCGGGCAGCCTCCAGTCGTTGAAGCGCCCAATGGCCGTCAGAACAAAATCTGTTTCGTGGATTTGAACCTCCCCGTTCTGGAGGTTGCAGACCTTGACCAGCCAGATCGACTTTTCATTGTCCCATTGGAGGGAACCCTAATAAATGATTAAGAGCATCAACCGAAAGTGATGGCTAGGGAAGAGCGGCAGCAAAAAGAGAAACTGAAGTACGAGTCGTGAAAGCCTACGTTTTCCATCTCTTGCAGGCTTGGGAAGCGTCGTTCTGTTAGGCTTAGTGCGGAATTACATAGTATATTGACTCGGTCACGGTTAATTCAACATTCATCACTGGGACGGAGTCTACACATTGACTTGCAATTCTGCCCCCTGCTTAAGCAAGAGTACTATGCGTTTCTAGCCTGTGCAAAGTTAAGGTTATAATGGATCCAGCTGATAACTGACACACTTACGTGACTGCAAACTCAAGAAAAGACATATTCCTCTCACATATGACCCTAACCCTAACTCTATCTCTAACTCAAATCCTAACCCCGCCCCTTGCCTAAAGACGAACTGGCATAAATGCTAATCCTATTATAGCTAACAGGCCAGTTTTGGGTGACGTGTAGTTGCGTGAAAGCATTGTTATCAACTGGATCTATTGTGACCTCAGCTCTGCACAGGCTCGAAACGTATGGTCCTCTCGCCTGAGCAGGGGGTGAGCACTCACTAGGATGGGAGGTACCAGCGGCTAACGGTTTTCAGAGTCTCCGCCCAGATTGCGTTGGACTGATGTGGGACTCTACCTACGTACTTGCCAGGGGGATCCGCTGGAAAAAATTTGCTGTAGATATGCGCGCAAAGGTTGACTGCTGATTCGTAGCTTACATGCTCCTAGGGGCATGCGCAAAAGTTCCTTTGTAGGGGTGCGAGAGGGTCcggtgggtgggtggggtAATGCTTCGGCGTAAGGCTATGAGCTTGACCTGGTTAAGCAATTCTAGGCCCTTGGCGTAAGGGTTTAAGCCTCGGAGCACGACCAACGATGATGCAGGCTATTTGCTTGGCCTAGGTAATTGGGCTTCATGTTCCCAGACGCGGGGTTTCCTGGGTGCACTCGTCGTTATGAAGGTCTACAAACTGCTTCCCTTCCCGATGGACGCAATAATCATCGTGTTTTTCTCATGGCGTGAGTGCCTTACTTACTGTACATGCCCTTCTTTCACTAGAGACCTCCAGTATGGGtatgtgatgatgatgctcgAGGCTGCCAGCACAAATAAGCAGACGGCTAACCTCGTGAACCAATCAGGTTTGCGTTACACGACTGTCGACAGACAGTCCTGGAAGACCGAGAGATTACCAAAAGAGACGGGCACTCTCCTCGTCAATGTGTCTCCTGACGACGCTCTGCGCGAGCACTCAGATGGCTCCGTCACAGAcgcttcctcgccctctgcTGCTGTCCGGAATTTCCTTCTGGACGGAACACGCAAGGAACACAGCCTAGTgaagctcctcctcccggtGTGGTCGGGCTACGTGGTTCAGTCCGACTTTCTCGAGCGGCGTATGGTCGACTGCTTGAACGTGACCGAGGTGCGAGGCTTCGTCGTGCCGGGGCAGCATGTCCAGGGGCTATCCGCCGACGCCTACGAGTCCATGAGCCTGTCCGACCTGCTGTCCTACTGCTACGGTGCCGTCGTGATGGCCCCATCTTGTGCCGCTGCCGTGCAAAAATCTGCcgcgctgctcgacgaggagctgacCAAGCGTCTTTCCTTCGCCTGGCTATCGCCAAACCCCATACCCCGGAAGCGGCTGGCGTTTGTGGGCGCGGCGCCCCTGAGTAAGTTTAAGGGgtacgccgccgcggccgccgcgttGAACATTGCGCTGGTCGTCTTGGACGTGCCGGAACAGGTGGTCGCCCGCGACGAATACGCCCACCTCCGCGAGGAGTTTGTGCCGGTCGACTTGACGGCCGACGCCGGCTTGGCCCGGCGCCTTGCGGACGCGGTATCCGAGATGCAGGGCGCCGGCAAACGCTTCGACGGCATCATGtccgtcgacgagcacctcctcggcatcgtctcTCAGGCGGCCACCCTGTTGGGGTTTcccacctcgccgcccgcggccATCGCCTTGGCACAGAACAAGTTTCAGACGCGCcagctcgacgacaacgcctACGCCCGGCTTCTCCGCTCGCCGGCCGACCTGGAGGCGCtgctcgccgagaaggacaGCGGGCGggccccgccgccgtacCCGCTCATCGTCAAGCCCTGCAAGGGCTGGTCGTCCGAGGGTGTCTGGAAGGTGGCCAACGAGCGCGAGCTGCGGGCCAGGGTGCCCATGCTGTGGCAGGACCTCTTCGCCGATTGGCATGGCCGCGAattcgtcgtcgaggcgtaCGTCGATGggcccgaggtcgacgccaacATGGCGCTCGTGGACGGAGAGGTCGCGTTCTTCGAGGTCAACGACGACTTCCCCAGCTCCGCGGAtaacgatgatgacggcagAACCAAGGAAAAGTCTCCCCCGGCCACGTTCGTCGAGACATCAAACATGCTGCCGTCGGCCCTGGCGGCcagcgagctcgaggcgctgcggcggcgactgCATGagatcgccctcgccgtcggcttcCGAGACGGCGTCCTGCACATGGAGGCCCGGCTGCGCAATTCGAGCAGCCACTACGCCAGGGAAGAAGGTGGCGGTCCCGACGGAaacggcggcctcgtcgacctgcgGCCCAAGGTGGGGGCGacagcctcctcggcgaagccAGAGGACGTCTTCCTTATCGAGATCAacccccggccgccggggtGGCAGGAGGTGGAGGCCACGGCGCACGCGTACGGCGTCTCGTACTACAGCCTGGCGGTCCTCAACGCCGTGGGCGACCGGGAGCGCTTCGCGGCCCTGTCACGGCCGTTCGTGGGAGGGGCCCAGTACCACATGcagctcctcttcgtctcggCCCAGAAGGGCGGCACCTACCGGTCGGGCGACGTCTGCGCGGCCGTCCTGGACCACGGGGGGCCGGCGGGCCGCCGCTTGCGCGAACACGTCGTCAAGTGCGCGACCCTCATGCAGGACGGCCAGGAGGTCCCCGATCCCCGCACAGGCAAGGTCTTTGGCAGCTTcatcgccttcttcctgGTCGTCTCGCGCACAAGCCGGCGGGAGGCCATCGGCATTGGGCGCGAGATTGAGCAGCTGGTCAGAGCGCATACCGACGGCTTTTAGCACATGGAGTGGACGGGCTCGCGCCGTAGGGGTGGTCTTGTTAAGATGCAGTGTGAGGTATTATTCCGCTTCTTCTGCCACAAGCTTGTTTTTAAGCGTGACTGGAACCAACGGAACCGGCCCTCTGGAGATGCAGAAAAAACTTGGATGGTATGGAGATAACATCTAGATCACATTAAAATACAAACGCATGAGTAGAGACAGGATTAGTTAACGACAGGCCAACTTAGCTATCAACCCGACCTGATACACCCCATTCACTGGAACCCCTAGGCTATTTCTTTCGTCCGCGTGGGGATTATTAGGCGTCCTGGAAAAAGATATCAACGTCACGCCCCGAGTCTCGCGGTGACTCACACATGTTATTGCCTCGATGCATGTCGTCGTTTGGCGTCCAACAAAAGATCCTTCCAAATCAACGGCCCCCACCCAGTGAGTCGAGCCCATTCGATTCGCCCTAGAGCTTAATTGCTGTGGTGGGTGGCTCCCTTGCGatactacctacctagacTAAAGAGCACCACATGTTTCGGCAACGGGTAGTTACCCAATTGGTAGACATGACGGCAGGCATACCTTGTCACAGAACAAGGTCGGGTGGAGAGGCAATTTCTGACAACTGTATCAGGACTAACACGACGTTGGGACAAAAGAAGGCGGATCGGGGAGCGCTACCCCTCGGACTGGGTGGGGGGGTTCGGTGGGCTAAGCAGCCTCTAAATCTGTAGGGCACTTTGGAGAGCCGCGTGAGCCCCAACCCCGGCCGAGCAGCATTATGGTCCGCGCTAACAGTGGCCTACGAGCTGTCTCAGCCGGGCTACTTGCTTACTAACTAACTACTGTCATCAGAGGCTAAGGTTAAGGTTGGTGCGGGTCTCACGGACACCTGCTAGCTACGGCCCGGGACTAGCGTGCTAGGGCACCTGTAGCTAGGTACCCAGCATGGGGTATGTCTGACTCAGGGTACCCCAATCTACGGAGCTCCTGTCCGGAGCTAGATGTTAGAATTCCATACGATTATTGGTAGACAAAATCCATAGCTGAGGCTGATTTAGGCGCACCTTTCGCAACCAACCGAGGTCTCTCccctttttcctctttctcttttttttttcttatCTTCATTTTCACCTTCTAGTTTTGGCGGTCTAGGCGAGGGATTTTGTTCCCCTTCTACCAGCCAATGCCAATGAAAAACAATTCACACAGATTCCTCGTCTGCCACTCCCCGGACACCGGCAGAAGAACCTCGACAGCAGCtcttgtcctcgtcccgACAGATTTGCAGACCTTGAATAGAAGACCCTAGCGAAACAGCCTCAACCTAGTCATGACTAATATAAAAAAACACGCTCGCTTACGATGCCGTTGTTGCAAGCGAGCGACGGAAGGAGGTCGTAAACGgacggagaagaaaagaaaaccaaaTCTTGACTTCTCCTCCTACCTACGCAGTTTCCAGTATTGCCGTGGTTAGACAACTATTCCCCTGTCCCTGAACAGAATATTGAATCATCCTACGACTGCTTAGCTTTTTTCGCCTCCGTCTTaagacaccaccaccaccaccaccaccacaacaacaacaaccatcAACCATGACAGACCAAGTAGGCCGGGCGGATGGCCCAGACCTTACCGGTCCTCTCGAAATGTCCAGCACAGGCGATCTGGagaaggccgacgacgacgacgccggccagcTTGACGAGAGCCAGGCCACCAAGGACCTCCCCAGGGTGGCGGATAGGATCCCCAACGCGGCCTGGCTGGTCATGCTGCTCACCATGGCCGAGCGCTTCTCCTTCTACGGCATGACGACGCCCTTAATGAACTACATGCAGAACGGCCGTGGCGACCCTCTGCGCCCCGGCGCTCTGGGCTGGGGCCAGTCGAGGGCCTCGCAGGTCTCCAACGTCTTCAACATCATCTCGTGGCTGACGCCCATGGCctccggcatcgtcgccgacaagggGCTCGGCCGCTACCGGACGCTGTGCGTCACCTTCGTCGTCTAcctcgccggcaccgtcctCCTGTTCGTCTCCAGCCTCGAGTCCCTGGCCCCTTACTCCGCCGGCCTCTTCATCGCCTCCCTGGTCCTCATTGCCCTGGGCATGTCGGGCGCCAACGGCCTcatggccgccttcgtcggcgACCAGTATACcaccgaggacggcgccgtcgtcaccaccCGCAGCGGcgagcacgtcgtcgtcgaccgcaCCCTGACCCTCGAGTCCATCTACAACTACTACTACTGGTGCAtcaacgtcggcggcctGTCCGGCCTGGCCACGACCGCCCTCGAGCTGCACGTCGGCTTCTGGGCCGCCTATCTGCTGCCGCTCTGCGCCCTCTCCGTGTCGGCTGccgtgctcgtcctcggacgCGGTCGTCTGGTCCTCGCACCCACACAGTCCTCAGCCCTCCCGGACGCGCGTCGCGCACTCTGGCTGGCCGTCCGCGGCGGCTTCTccctcgacaaggccagGCCCGCCCGCCAGCAGCTCCAACACTCGCGCAAGGTGCCCTGGACCGACGACttcatcgacgagctccAGACGGCCATGGTGGCCTGCCGTATGATCTTCGCCGTCTGGCCCGTGCTCCACCTCTGCCGCGGCCagatcaacaacaacctcaTCTCGCAGGCCGCCCAGATGGACACCTCGAGCATCCCCAACGACATGATGTACAACGCCAAccccgtcatcatcatcatcctcatgcccctcgtcgaccgcttcctcttcccttGGCTGCGCCGTTCCGGGTTCCCCCTGACGGCCACGACCCGCCTCACGGCCGGCTTCGCCCTTGAGGCcctcgccatggccatggccgccgtcgtgcaGAAGCTCGTCTAcatctcgccgccctgctaCGACGCCCCCCTGCGCTGCGCCGCGTCCAATGCCGGCGCCATCCCGAATGCCGTCTCCGTTTTCGTGCAGCTGCCGGTGTACCTGCTCGAGGCCATGTCCGAGATCctgtcctcgccggccggctggGAGTTGGCTTTCAGCATGGCGCCCGGCAGCATGAAGAGCGTGATGCAGTCCGTCTTCATGAccaccggcgccgttggTGCCGGCTTGAGCATCGCCATCAGTCCCATGTACAAGGACCCCGAGATGCTTTTTGTTTGGGCTTCTTTAGCTATCGTCATGGCAATAGCGACTGTGATATTTTATGCTGTCTGGGGCAGGAATCTTCGTTGAAGGGAACAGAAAAACAAAAGCGACCGACGGCTCGGTTTTGATAGAAGAGCATTCAATCCTCGCGGCTTTCACTCGGCGTGGACGTGGGCTGAGAGCACAACGAGGCGTTCGAATGGGTTTGAATTTGCAGAAAGGCCGTATTGTAATTCGGTGAGGACATAGATGCTTTCTTGTTGTCATTCAGGGGTTTCTGTTGTTCCAATTAACGGACTCGTTCCTTGGTCATGCTCTTTCGCACCCCCAGCACACATGAGGCGCCGATGCAATGTCATTCTAGGTCTGACCGGACCAGATCGCGAGAGGATATCGACACACGAGGAAGACATCGATTGTCAGCCATCACATACAGGCACTAGTTTTATAGAATTACAGATTAATTTCTGTCATTAACCCCACTCCTCTTCCCAACAAGCCTAGCCGTCCCCTTTTTGACTCTGTCATCATGACTTATCGCCAGAGTTTTCGGTCGAAGACTTGGGCCTTTCGGGCAGACCTTTGTTGTCCGAGTCTTTCTCGTCCGATTCTTTCCTGTCCGATTCTTTTTTGTTCGAGTCTTTTTTGGCCGAGTCTTTTTTGGCCGAGTTTTTCTTGTCAGAGTCATTCTTGTTTGagtctttcttcttcttgggtCGTTCACGGTCTTGGGGGGTTGCCTCGTTTTCGTCCCTCTCACCTCCTTgctcatcctcatcgccccAACCCGATATCAGTTCATTGTCagcttctccctcctcgtccgggTCCCACCCCTTCAGAACTCGTCTCGCCGCCTCTCTTCCGACGACTGGGAGCCGCTGCACCCCGTTCTTGCGTGCCGCATCTGGGACCAGCTCCGGGTCCAACAAACCAATTTGCACTAGAACGCTGGCCTGGTCCCAATACACGTGCTCGTGGTAAAGCTTGCCTCCTCTCAATCCGACGATGCTGACCACGAGCACCTCGACTCGCTTGTTCGTTGCCGGGACGCCGGGCAAGATCCACGGCATCTCCTCGGTATGCTTGAAACGAACgtggacctcgtcgacgactcgGTCGGCCCCGATGGTGCGAGAGATGAGGGTCAGTTTCAGTGATGGGGGGTTGCTGAAGAACTGAGAGTAGAAGCGTTCGAGCTCCGATGCTCCAATACCCCCCGTCAGGGTCGGCATGTGAGTGACGTGCGGGCTCTTGTGGGTGGTGTACGTTGACATCGTTTGGTTCAAGTTTCGAGTGAAGAATTTACCTGCGCGCAACAAAATCAGCTCTCGATCTGTCCATGCCTTTTGGCAGCATCAGTTCGGGTAAGTACTGACCCTGTACATTTTCCTCCAACACAAGCTCCAAGTCGACGTGGTTGTTGaacgccttcctcgccgcgctcAAGCTCCGGCTCCACGCCAACTCGGCGGGGACTTTGCTGTATTCTTCCAGGTCATGCTCGGCGAAACCGGGCACGGCGTCGTACGTGTAGGTTGGGTACGCGAGCCGCAATGTTCCTCCCGTGCCGATGCCGCTTTCCACCTTCTTGCGGGTCGTACGCCGTTTGCCCTGTATCCCTACCATCTGGGTTTGCTTCGTAACGCCAATCTCCTCCCCTGCGGCGAGATGAACGAGAGTCGAGATGCTGCTGGGGAAGTGCCCTTTTGGGTCTGGAATGGCCGTCGGATAGTATGCAATGAGCAACCCGAGCTTGAACTCTGGGTTATTATCCATGACGTGGTAGTGCTCCAGGCAGACGGCCGCAGCATCGCCATAAGCTGTCGAGTTAATGATCAGCGTACTCTGTGCCTCTTATCATAATCCATGCCACGCCTTTCTCAACACTAACCGACGATGCCAAAAGTCTCGCAGGGCCCCATTTTCTTTTTGCTCAACGATCGGATCTTGCTCCGGTACTTGTCCGGGCTGCTTCCCATTGGCAGATACTCGACATCGAAGTTCTCGTCGCGCCATTCTCCTAGAGTGATTTGGTCAAAgtcctcatcttcggcgGTTACGTATAGCTTCGGTCGCGCGCGAGGGAAATCCTGGGACAGGAAGTTGGAATCTCTGTAGTTGGAGCTGGTCATGTTGTCTGAGACGATGCGCGCGTTGCGTCCTTCTGATTCCGGCACAGCGGCCTTGACCAGCTTCGGTATATCGATATTCATGACgggtttttcttcttcttcttgcagCTCCTTGCTTGGGGAGGAATAATGGTTGCAAGCTATAACCAGGACGAAGAATAAGATACAGATTTCCTGTTGCTGAGCTGAAGCTCCATTTCTTGTTAATTACCTGTGACGTGACGCGGGTGCTTGTGCATGTCCACCTGATAATGACGTCATGTTTCGAAACGTGCATTGCCCCTCtaaaacccccccccccctgtcaTGTCAACTTGTCTATGATATCAGCGGGGTAGTCAAGTCCAACGCTGTGTGGGGTTGTTCAATTTGTTGTAAAAACAATGCGGTTAGTTACAGGGAGTAATTGACACCTACTAACCTTCACGGCATCATTCTGGTTTTCCTGATGTCAGGATTGCTATTCAACGGCAAGGCGTCGAGATGGCTAATGTCTTATGAATGGATGTTGACGATTTGTTCTACCTAACGGCTGTAAACGTAAACAGACAACGGAGACAGATAATCTTGGTGGCACGCGCGTGGGTGGTTAGTCAGATCCGTCATTAGTTTGGTCCTTAATCATGTCTCTCTGCAACGGAGCGAGGGGCAAAGcgagaaaggaaaaagatGGAGGGAAACGGGTATAAGCACAATTTCCCATTTTCACACAGAACAGAGACCAAAACACATGTATTGCAGGCCAGGAACGTATGGATGGGACTCTTATCTTGATAAGTGCTTGAACAAGCCTAGGAATAGCTGCTGCGACCTACTTGGTAATTAGTCTAGTGGAGAGCGCTTAATGAGGGCGCTGGTGAGCGTCCCACATCACCAGCCACAGTTACACCAGCCACACAGGCTGTGCAGGACCTCCTGCTACAACATACTAAGCTCTTGGATAAGTCCTGTTCCTAAGGACCTTCGTGACCTCCAGTGCCCTCCAATTCTATAGGACATGATGTATCCTGCCACAAGGAGACCTAAAAGGAGCAATATGATGCGACTAGTCAAGGGAGCCGACGTCCTGGTTGATGGAGAAGAGCTCAAAGTAGAAGAAGGGAACGCAAGGAACAAGAAATACCAAGATACGGCCCACAATGAACAGCAAGAAGGGCATAGCTATCTCTCCACGTCCCCTCATCGAAGCCAACCAACTCGGCCTTCCCGTGCAATGTGGTGCGGATCCTTATGACTACGAGCGGAATGACGGCTACGCCTAGGAGAATGAAAGCAATGGCCCTTGTTGCCTAACCGAGACCACTATTTTTCGCGATGACAGATCCGGATCCGTTTGCCAGGCCTGCAGCGTGTCGTGAGTGAGGGAATAGGACGGAGATAACAATGAGACAGAAATCACTAGGCTCTTGAGCGACTAGCGCTTGAAGTTGTCGAATTTGAAATGGTGCGCTGTTATTTTCTGCTTGGCTCTCTTCCAGGTGCCATGGGTCGTGATGCTGGGCTTATTATGGCGACTTCTCGCCGACATCTGCCGAAGCAAGGACAGCATCTACAAATTACTCAGGTGACACTACACGCTATTCTAAGGAATGTAATTGAAACGCGGCACCTGGCTGAAGTGACGTCAGGCTGTCTGACACTATTATTATTTTTGTTTTTGGCTTTTTTTTGGCGCACAGCATCGtgcagtcagtcagtcaggACTTAGTAAGGTGGTGCTCAATAAGCACCAAGCGCAACTCCGACTCCCTAATGCCAAACAGCTGACCTCGGGTGGACAAACTTGGTCTAATCTGCGGATAGAGTATTCCGTGTTGACGGATCTATTCTCAATAGCCCGCTCGCGTCGAAATTAGTGATGCACCATGTACGGCTTTCGCGATAATCCACCGAGACCCCTTTCTTCTCTACCCTCCGCTGGCGCTTCTAGGAATCATATGCATCCATGTCCAGGTTTCCATTCAACACGATCATGATGTCAGATCCGTTAAACCCGGATATGACCTTGCCAAAAGGTTGGCTCTTGGCTACTCTCGAGGAGGTCTTCCGTGTATAAGAGCAGTCTCAACGAAAGAGAATAAAATCGACATGCTACAACCTTCTGCACTCTCAGTCCTCAGTATAAAAACGTTAAAAGGCACGACTTCGTCCGCATTTACACTTTCGCACAACGACTCTACTACACCTTTTTCAAGACCCTGCTCTTCTTCAATCATCAAGCTCGACATGTTCAACAACAAAACAACCTCCCTTCTGACCCTTGGTCTTTTGGGCCTAGCCTGCGTGCCCTCGGCTGTGGCAGCCCCCCTCGCGGTAGAGGAGCTCGAATGGCCCACTCAGTACGTGCAGAGCGGCCAAACCTCGACTCGTGTCCTTGTGCAAGGCCATGGCCCGGCAGTGGTGATTGTCCCATCATATGgccgtgatggcggcgacgattTCAACGGCCTCACCTCTgctctcgtcgacgccggctaCCTTGTCCTGCGTCCCCAGCCACGGGGCACTCTGGGATCGTCTGGTCTTATGACGAACGTCACCCTGGACGACCTTGCCTCAGACATAGCCGACGTAATCGACACTATTGCAGGCGGTCGAGCAATTGTGTTCGGTCACGCCTTTGGCACGTTTGTCACTAAGCGTGTCGCGTTGAATTACCCCGACAAGGTTCCTGCGATTGTAGTCGCCTCCCCTGGTGGCCAGAAGATCCCCGAGGACATTGCCGGCATGCCTTTTGTCGCTGGCAACACCAGTTTGCCTGTCGCCACGCGCCTCGCGGCTCTGGAgttggccttcttcgcgcCTGGCCACGATGCTCATATCTGGCTGGATGGATGGTACCCGGACACGCTCGCTATGGAGCACGGAGCTATCGAGGCAGCTGGAGACCTGACCAAATTCTGGGCTGGTGCAAACTCTACGCAGGTTCTCGAACTTATCCCAGCCGAGGACCCGTTCCAGCCCGAGGATCAGTGGAACACCACGGCCAACCTGTTCCCTGACCGTGCCGTCTCAGTCATCATCCAGAACGCCTCGCATGCCCTTCTGCCAGAGAATCTGACGGGTGTAGTCGAAGCAGTATTGCCGTACCTGGCCCAGCAATCAACAAGGCTGTGATTGCTTTGCTTGTCACGCGACGGCTTCACTATAGTGTATTATCGACGTACTTTGAACCGTATTTCAATGGAATAGTGGGACTAAGGATTAGATAGTTAGAAGGAAGGCTATTTGTAACTTTGCTTTCCATGGGGGATATTAATTAATCAAGACTCTAAGGGCTGTAGTAGTCATAGCACACTTTAGATACATTCTCTTATAGAACATTACACCGATTCTGTGCAGGCATCGTAGGTGATAATCGCATATCATTATGATTAGAAAACTCTTGACCCTCTTATTAATATATCTCGTTAGATGTCTCTAGATGTCTCTCTGGATGTTGCTTTGTTGATGTGTGTCGATCACCACCTAGTCTGACCCAATACTGCTTCTGGATTATCATCACCAACAGCGACGGTAACGACAACCACACCTTAGCCCTAAAAACATCAAACCCCAGCCGATACCAAGGCCCTATCACAAAGAAGTGTAGTAACTCGCCCGCTGACGTCCTGTTTATCTCCTAAGGCAGTGTATAATCAGATACCCTTGTTGCAAACGGCACGTTTAGGTAATTTGCAGCGTTGCGTAGACAATGCAGAATAGAACATAATAAAGAAGATGTTTTTATTTCCAAGGGTTTTCTTCGGATCACTTCTAGCTGTTAACATGAGCTGTCTAGTGCTTAGGCAGTTATCAGCCTATGTAACAAGAAAGCGTATTTATTGGCCCTGTAGACCTGGACGATGATCTGTTATCAGAAGCAGGAAATGCCTTTGCCAGCTTGTATCGAGACAATCACACCATTCGTATCCGCAACCAACGATATTGGAGAATAGGCCTCTATTTCTTTTTTGACACAAATAAGATAAGACATATGAACTTGACGGATCGTATCCAGTGACAGTTGTCCTGGCCCGCTCGTGACAGCACTGTCCCCACCCGGTTAGGTCCAGCAGGTATCTGACTCAATTGTACTTCGTAATACGCAGGTAAACCTGTTTTTGGGACATCCTCTGCGGCCCGCCTTCTTATCCGTTGTAGCAAGTCTTACCGTCGAGTCGACCTGGCCGCTGTACAGATACTGTAGGTATGGCAGGATAACTCCAGTGAGCGAACGATTATGAGGTTATTCGTGGATTCTGGTGGGTTGCAGAAGAGAGGATCGAACATGAAGTGCAGCAATCGAAGGAGGTCGTGATATGGCTGGCCAGACGGACCCCACTCCGACGGAGGTTGATTCGTGTGATATAATTGACCCAGCCAGGCCTCCGTCTCCCCTTTCCCATCGATAACCCGGTCGACATTCCAACAGACACACTTGAAGTCCGAAGTTAAGCAGGTCTAGTCGCTTTAGACCTCGTCATACTCCTCC containing:
- a CDS encoding Putative flavin monooxygenase, FAD/NAD(P)-binding domain superfamily, with translation MENGSLQWDNEKSIWLVKVCNLQNGEVQIHETDFVLTAIGRFNDWRLPDYPGINDFKGHIRHTSNWDPTYDVSGKRVAVIGNGASGIQLVPHLQKKVARLDHYARSKTWIAESWGGESTKIERKLISKELRDSFQDTDVYLKYRKNLEQSHWRFFHGWLKDSDSNKEAREALLKHLAVRLAKRPDLINSMIPGFSPHCRRLTPGPEYLEAIMKDNVDYIQNPIKRFTETGIETADGTHREVDAVFAATGANVDVLPPFGITANGKSIAQLWSPDGEYGFPYSYLGFATPGFPNLGFIQGPNGAGRSGTVPHNIEVQVTYFAKILRKVGREGIKSMQPSKKAADDFVQYSDAFFKKTVMSECKSWYNTERPGSRIHGLWPGSAALVGLVVNDPRWEDWEYEYFSDTGNSLLGYFGNGCTKFETDPEHDVTSYLVDPAGIDLRKLHEGWWNIP
- a CDS encoding Putative ATP-grasp, subdomain 1 protein → MGLRYTTVDRQSWKTERLPKETGTLLVNVSPDDALREHSDGSVTDASSPSAAVRNFLLDGTRKEHSLVKLLLPVWSGYVVQSDFLERRMVDCLNVTEVRGFVVPGQHVQGLSADAYESMSLSDLLSYCYGAVVMAPSCAAAVQKSAALLDEELTKRLSFAWLSPNPIPRKRLAFVGAAPLSKFKGYAAAAAALNIALVVLDVPEQVVARDEYAHLREEFVPVDLTADAGLARRLADAVSEMQGAGKRFDGIMSVDEHLLGIVSQAATLLGFPTSPPAAIALAQNKFQTRQLDDNAYARLLRSPADLEALLAEKDSGRAPPPYPLIVKPCKGWSSEGVWKVANERELRARVPMLWQDLFADWHGREFVVEAYVDGPEVDANMALVDGEVAFFEVNDDFPSSADNDDDGRTKEKSPPATFVETSNMLPSALAASELEALRRRLHEIALAVGFRDGVLHMEARLRNSSSHYAREEGGGPDGNGGLVDLRPKVGATASSAKPEDVFLIEINPRPPGWQEVEATAHAYGVSYYSLAVLNAVGDRERFAALSRPFVGGAQYHMQLLFVSAQKGGTYRSGDVCAAVLDHGGPAGRRLREHVVKCATLMQDGQEVPDPRTGKVFGSFIAFFLVVSRTSRREAIGIGREIEQLVRAHTDGF
- a CDS encoding Putative proton-dependent oligopeptide transporter family, PTR2 family proton/oligopeptide symporter; its protein translation is MTDQVGRADGPDLTGPLEMSSTGDLEKADDDDAGQLDESQATKDLPRVADRIPNAAWLVMLLTMAERFSFYGMTTPLMNYMQNGRGDPLRPGALGWGQSRASQVSNVFNIISWLTPMASGIVADKGLGRYRTLCVTFVVYLAGTVLLFVSSLESLAPYSAGLFIASLVLIALGMSGANGLMAAFVGDQYTTEDGAVVTTRSGEHVVVDRTLTLESIYNYYYWCINVGGLSGLATTALELHVGFWAAYLLPLCALSVSAAVLVLGRGRLVLAPTQSSALPDARRALWLAVRGGFSLDKARPARQQLQHSRKVPWTDDFIDELQTAMVACRMIFAVWPVLHLCRGQINNNLISQAAQMDTSSIPNDMMYNANPVIIIILMPLVDRFLFPWLRRSGFPLTATTRLTAGFALEALAMAMAAVVQKLVYISPPCYDAPLRCAASNAGAIPNAVSVFVQLPVYLLEAMSEILSSPAGWELAFSMAPGSMKSVMQSVFMTTGAVGAGLSIAISPMYKDPEMLFVWASLAIVMAIATVIFYAVWGRNLR